A genome region from Alphaproteobacteria bacterium includes the following:
- a CDS encoding transposase yields the protein MARLPRFIVPGIPHHVTQRGNGRRQTFFSDADYRLYRDLLAAHCAAQGIAVWSWVLMPNHVHMILVPPREDSLRAALSQVHRVYAGRIHARERRTGHFWQGRFGCVAMDEAHALAAIAYVALNPVRARLVARAGDWRYSSVHALLDPVRGDGLTDTAPVLARTGDFAALLRAGEDEALSPALRRAETVGRPLGDEAFLAAVEAQTGRNARPGRRGRPRAEK from the coding sequence ATGGCCCGTCTTCCGCGCTTCATCGTTCCCGGCATCCCGCACCACGTGACCCAGCGTGGCAACGGGCGGCGGCAGACATTCTTTTCCGACGCGGATTACCGGCTGTATCGCGATCTGCTGGCGGCGCACTGCGCGGCGCAGGGTATCGCCGTGTGGAGCTGGGTGCTGATGCCCAATCATGTCCATATGATCCTTGTCCCGCCGCGCGAGGACAGCCTGCGCGCCGCGCTGTCGCAGGTGCACCGGGTCTATGCCGGGCGCATCCATGCGCGCGAGCGGCGGACGGGGCATTTCTGGCAGGGGCGCTTCGGCTGCGTCGCGATGGACGAGGCGCATGCGCTGGCGGCGATTGCCTATGTGGCGCTCAACCCGGTGCGGGCGCGGCTGGTGGCGCGGGCCGGGGACTGGCGGTATTCCAGCGTCCACGCGCTGCTCGACCCGGTCAGGGGCGACGGGTTGACCGACACGGCGCCGGTACTGGCGCGCACCGGTGACTTCGCCGCGCTGCTGCGCGCCGGCGAGGACGAGGCGTTGTCCCCCGCGCTGCGCCGCGCGGAAACGGTCGGGCGACCGCTTGGCGACGAAGCGTTCCTGGCGGCGGTCGAAGCGCAAACCGGCCGCAACGCCCGACCGGGCCGGCGCGGCCGGCCCAGGGCGGAAAAATAG
- a CDS encoding HWE histidine kinase domain-containing protein translates to MVVSANDAFCRTFRLSGEEAVGRRVYELGGGMWNLPALRRLLEEILPNDDAFDDLSMDADFPGVGRRHMLLNGRRLDHVQLILLAIEDVTNRRRAEQGQEILFYESQHRIKNLFSSVSAILHLTRKGAGSVEDFVARFSDRLNSLARTQDVLSQAPADGTDLRELVEAEMEAHGVLPDGQVKIEGEPIGLPQKTAQALAMVVHELATNGLKYGALAHGGRVHMSWARSANGERIVFRWRESGVPGGAPELGGGFGCKLIRDVVPHMLDGTSQLEATEDGVLCVIDVPLEKEEDRLAPDPGGSGRNKG, encoded by the coding sequence GTGGTGGTGTCGGCAAACGATGCTTTCTGCCGGACATTCAGGCTTTCTGGCGAAGAGGCGGTCGGTCGCAGGGTCTACGAGTTGGGCGGCGGCATGTGGAACCTGCCTGCCCTGAGACGCCTGCTTGAGGAGATATTGCCGAACGACGACGCCTTCGACGACCTGTCCATGGACGCCGACTTCCCGGGCGTGGGGCGCCGCCACATGCTGCTGAACGGCCGGCGGCTCGACCACGTGCAACTGATCCTCCTGGCGATAGAGGACGTGACCAATCGCCGCCGCGCCGAGCAGGGGCAGGAGATATTGTTCTACGAGTCGCAACACCGGATCAAGAACCTGTTCTCCAGCGTCAGCGCGATCTTGCACCTGACGCGCAAGGGAGCGGGGAGCGTGGAGGATTTCGTCGCGCGTTTCTCGGACCGTCTGAATTCGCTCGCGCGGACTCAGGACGTTCTCAGCCAGGCGCCCGCGGATGGCACCGACCTGCGCGAACTGGTGGAAGCCGAGATGGAAGCGCACGGCGTCCTGCCCGACGGCCAGGTAAAGATCGAGGGGGAGCCGATCGGGCTCCCGCAAAAGACGGCGCAGGCGCTTGCCATGGTCGTGCACGAACTGGCGACGAACGGGCTCAAGTATGGCGCACTCGCGCACGGCGGGCGCGTGCATATGTCGTGGGCGCGATCGGCGAACGGGGAGCGAATCGTCTTCCGCTGGCGCGAGAGCGGTGTACCGGGCGGCGCGCCCGAGTTAGGGGGCGGTTTCGGCTGCAAGCTCATACGGGACGTCGTGCCTCACATGCTCGACGGAACATCGCAGTTGGAGGCGACCGAGGATGGCGTTCTCTGCGTTATCGACGTTCCTCTGGAAAAGGAGGAGGATCGGTTGGCGCCGGATCCCGGGGGTTCCGGCCGAAACAAAGGCTGA